Below is a window of Methanothermobacter thermautotrophicus DNA.
TCAGCCATCTCCATGGTGCCAAGCTTCCCACCGAGGTCCGGCGTCACAAGACCCTCCTCCAGGGTTTTTTTGAGGGCGTTTTCTATTTTTTGAGCTTCCTGTTTTTTGTTGAGG
It encodes the following:
- a CDS encoding isocitrate/isopropylmalate family dehydrogenase; its protein translation is LNKKQEAQKIENALKKTLEEGLVTPDLGGKLGTMEMAEEIAMRLEE